In Halopseudomonas nanhaiensis, a single window of DNA contains:
- a CDS encoding type II CAAX endopeptidase family protein, which produces MRRFIALPDPSRSALDDALIVLRMAIAYAALGLLAHQLAGWLMRELGHYFHIDTQFLILDALFAALIMLGGLGLARVLQPRDTLQWMFGRRWSVTGALIGMAGAVLMVWLADPLADWIDIRLPDRGVMPEGNAAPQAITPLLELSGGRFLAGLMLAVLWVPMAEEWIFRGWLFRGLQRTRPGLLVALPATTLIFSLLHSFYSPGGVLVIGMLGLFLGWLRWRYDQLWLCVLAHATYNWVTLLRVAVQ; this is translated from the coding sequence ATGCGTCGATTCATCGCATTACCGGACCCCAGCCGATCGGCGCTCGACGACGCGCTGATTGTGCTGCGCATGGCAATAGCCTACGCAGCACTGGGCCTGCTTGCGCACCAGTTGGCCGGATGGCTGATGCGCGAATTGGGACACTATTTCCACATCGACACACAGTTCCTGATTCTCGATGCCCTGTTCGCCGCTCTGATCATGCTCGGCGGGCTCGGGCTCGCCCGGGTCTTGCAACCACGCGATACCTTGCAGTGGATGTTCGGCAGGCGGTGGAGCGTTACCGGTGCCTTGATCGGGATGGCCGGTGCCGTGCTGATGGTCTGGCTCGCCGACCCACTGGCAGACTGGATCGATATCAGGTTGCCCGACCGCGGCGTGATGCCCGAGGGCAACGCAGCGCCTCAGGCAATCACACCACTACTCGAGCTGAGTGGCGGCCGATTCCTCGCCGGGCTGATGCTTGCGGTGCTCTGGGTGCCGATGGCCGAAGAATGGATCTTCCGCGGCTGGCTATTCCGCGGCCTGCAGCGCACACGGCCGGGCCTGCTGGTGGCGCTTCCCGCCACCACACTGATTTTCTCTCTGCTGCACAGCTTCTACAGCCCGGGCGGCGTTCTGGTGATCGGCATGCTGGGCCTGTTTCTCGGATGGCTTCGCTGGCGCTATGACCAGCTCTGGCTATGCGTCCTGGCGCATGCCACGTACAACTGGGTGACGTTGCTGCGTGTGGCAGTGCAGTGA
- a CDS encoding PepSY domain-containing protein, translating to MKILLPLLFPVLLATAATAVQADDDVRVDEATRLQQEGKIQSFDSLNEKALKARAGEITDTELEQEHGRYVYKVEVRDGQGVDWDLELDASNGEVLQNRQDD from the coding sequence ATGAAAATATTGTTGCCGTTGCTGTTCCCCGTTCTGCTTGCCACCGCCGCTACCGCAGTCCAGGCAGACGATGATGTTCGGGTCGATGAGGCCACCAGGCTGCAACAGGAAGGCAAGATCCAGTCTTTCGACAGCCTTAACGAAAAGGCGCTCAAGGCGCGTGCCGGCGAGATTACCGACACCGAGCTTGAACAGGAGCATGGACGCTACGTGTACAAGGTGGAGGTGCGTGATGGGCAGGGCGTTGACTGGGATCTGGAGCTCGATGCGAGCAACGGAGAAGTTTTGCAGAATCGTCAGGACGACTGA
- a CDS encoding patatin-like phospholipase family protein produces the protein MTAIHVAAPALTLRAGRRALEHIREQGLSPADVHMIPGAAGGPKALGIQGLDLALFGEWLPRAQQPRSLIGASIGSWRFAAACLPDPVEGIRQLGELYTTQRFPKGISVADISRRCGDMLDQLLEGRFAELLNNPLYHLNVVVVGCLGLLRHDTRSRLGIGLGGVIGANLLGRRYLKRYFERIILHDPRDLPPLAELRDFPSRHVALRIDNLRPALLASGSIPMVMEAVRNIPGCDIPGGEPGVYRDGGLLDYHLDLPYQAPGVVLYPHFIDRVVPGWFDKTLPWRRGDREQLKDVLLLAPSKEYLASLPYGKLPDRKDFTRFMGDDAAREAYWRKAMDASRRLGDEFVELADSGRLAERVRALS, from the coding sequence ATGACCGCCATTCATGTCGCCGCCCCCGCGCTGACGCTGCGCGCCGGCCGGCGCGCTCTGGAGCATATCCGCGAACAGGGTTTGAGTCCGGCGGACGTGCACATGATCCCCGGAGCGGCCGGCGGCCCCAAGGCGCTTGGCATCCAGGGGCTGGACCTGGCGTTGTTCGGCGAGTGGCTGCCACGTGCGCAGCAACCAAGAAGCCTGATCGGTGCCTCGATCGGCAGCTGGCGCTTCGCTGCCGCGTGCCTGCCGGATCCGGTAGAGGGTATTCGTCAGCTCGGCGAGCTGTATACCACGCAGCGCTTCCCCAAGGGCATCAGCGTCGCGGACATCAGCCGCCGCTGCGGCGACATGCTTGACCAGCTGCTCGAAGGCCGCTTCGCCGAGTTGCTGAACAACCCGCTCTATCACCTGAACGTCGTGGTCGTCGGCTGTCTGGGGCTGCTGCGGCACGACACCCGTTCCCGCCTCGGCATCGGGCTGGGCGGGGTCATCGGGGCCAATCTGCTTGGGCGTCGATATCTCAAACGTTACTTCGAGCGCATCATCTTGCATGACCCGCGTGATCTGCCGCCTCTCGCAGAACTGAGAGATTTTCCCAGCCGGCATGTCGCGCTGCGCATCGATAACCTGCGCCCGGCGCTGCTCGCATCCGGCTCGATTCCGATGGTCATGGAGGCAGTCCGCAATATCCCCGGGTGTGATATTCCAGGCGGGGAACCAGGCGTATATCGCGACGGGGGCCTGCTCGACTATCACCTGGACTTGCCTTACCAGGCGCCCGGCGTGGTGCTGTATCCGCATTTCATCGACCGGGTCGTGCCGGGCTGGTTCGACAAGACCTTGCCCTGGCGACGGGGAGACCGCGAGCAACTGAAGGATGTGCTGCTACTGGCACCGTCAAAGGAATACCTGGCCTCCCTGCCCTACGGCAAGCTCCCGGATCGCAAGGACTTTACCCGCTTCATGGGCGATGACGCAGCGCGGGAAGCCTACTGGCGCAAGGCGATGGATGCCAGTCGCAGGCTCGGTGACGAGTTCGTCGAACTGGCTGATAGCGGGCGGCTCGCCGAGCGCGTTCGTGCCCTGAGCTGA
- a CDS encoding response regulator transcription factor yields the protein MRLLLAEDNVALADALCSMLRAAGYVVDWRTDGRDVKLLGEIEPYDVCVLDLGLPGLSGLDILRAWRTAALALPVLVLTARGSWSERVEGLRAGADDYLPKPFHEEELLLRLQNLLRRANGSRPGARLSAVGLELDEQTQHVRTGEADIPLSGAEFRLLRYFMLNAGQVLSKSRLAEHLYDHDTERDSNVIEVLVNHLRRKLGRDAIETRRGQGYVLKGLMP from the coding sequence ATGCGTCTGTTGCTGGCTGAAGACAACGTGGCTCTGGCCGATGCCCTCTGCTCGATGCTGCGAGCAGCCGGGTATGTCGTCGACTGGCGCACCGATGGCCGCGACGTAAAGCTGCTTGGTGAGATCGAACCCTACGATGTCTGCGTTCTCGACCTGGGCCTGCCCGGGTTGAGCGGACTGGACATCCTGCGTGCATGGAGGACGGCAGCCCTTGCGCTACCGGTGCTGGTGCTGACCGCCCGTGGCAGCTGGAGCGAACGCGTTGAAGGATTGCGCGCGGGCGCTGACGATTATCTGCCCAAGCCCTTCCATGAGGAAGAGCTGCTGCTGCGACTGCAAAACCTGCTGCGCCGCGCGAACGGTTCTCGGCCTGGCGCTCGTCTGTCCGCCGTGGGGCTTGAACTGGATGAGCAGACGCAACACGTGCGCACGGGCGAAGCCGATATCCCGCTATCCGGCGCCGAATTCCGTCTGCTGCGCTACTTCATGCTCAATGCAGGTCAGGTTCTGTCCAAGTCGCGCCTCGCCGAGCATCTCTATGACCACGACACTGAGCGTGACTCGAATGTCATCGAGGTGCTGGTCAACCATCTGCGCCGGAAATTGGGCCGGGATGCGATCGAAACCCGCCGCGGCCAGGGGTATGTGCTCAAGGGCTTGATGCCGTGA
- a CDS encoding PepSY domain-containing protein: protein MRATEKFCRIVRTTERPLARASLFTALLALPWLVQAGREVSQDEALQLAEDGELQPLQLLVDDALVRHPGRLLEAELEAEDGRYVYEIEIVTRNGRVMELEYDGRTGELLEVDEED from the coding sequence ATGCGAGCAACGGAGAAGTTTTGCAGAATCGTCAGGACGACTGAGCGCCCGCTGGCCCGCGCCAGCCTGTTCACAGCCTTGCTGGCATTGCCATGGCTGGTGCAAGCCGGCCGCGAGGTCAGTCAGGACGAGGCCCTGCAGCTCGCCGAAGACGGCGAGCTGCAGCCGTTGCAGTTGCTGGTTGACGACGCACTTGTCCGGCATCCGGGCCGCCTCCTGGAGGCGGAGCTGGAGGCTGAGGATGGGAGGTATGTTTACGAAATCGAGATCGTGACACGCAACGGTCGCGTGATGGAGCTGGAGTACGACGGGCGTACGGGCGAGCTGCTGGAAGTGGATGAGGAAGATTGA